The following are encoded in a window of Bacillus sp. SORGH_AS_0510 genomic DNA:
- a CDS encoding DUF2892 domain-containing protein — MNIRPNIGILNALIRITFGLTILAWSTSKLVKRPWRDSYLLAAFLGAMKVAEGIVRYCPLTALYEQYQCKMHVEDPANESRNSMEGLEGFDGEEVLPYNPS; from the coding sequence TTGAATATCCGGCCAAATATCGGGATTTTAAACGCGTTAATTCGGATTACTTTTGGGTTGACTATTCTTGCTTGGAGTACCTCGAAGCTAGTGAAGCGTCCTTGGAGAGATTCTTATTTGTTGGCTGCCTTTTTAGGTGCAATGAAAGTAGCAGAAGGCATTGTTCGATATTGTCCATTAACCGCATTATATGAACAATATCAGTGTAAAATGCACGTTGAGGACCCTGCGAACGAGTCACGGAATAGCATGGAGGGCTTAGAGGGTTTTGATGGAGAAGAGGTACTGCCTTATAATCCGTCTTAG
- a CDS encoding EYxxD motif small membrane protein: MFWEYVSHMSFVLIVIIGSIVALLFAYMRRSSKRRAR, translated from the coding sequence ATGTTTTGGGAATACGTTAGTCATATGTCATTTGTGTTAATTGTGATTATCGGCAGTATCGTAGCCCTGCTCTTTGCATACATGCGCCGATCAAGTAAAAGACGCGCCCGTTAG